A window of Gudongella oleilytica genomic DNA:
GCAAATAAAGACAAAGCAGAGAGTATCATAAACGGAATTTCTTTTTTTATAGTTTGCCTTTCAACGGAAAGTGGAAATATGATGGCAGCAGCTCCCAATATTATCAGCTTATGATCCTTGAGGTGAAAGCCTAACCTATTTGAATATTAAAAAGTCCCTATACTCTTTCAGAAATTATAACCTTTACCATGTCTCCCGGACCCTTTTTTTATTTTTTCTCGAATATCGTTCCTCATGCCTATGATATAACAGACAAAACCATCAGGATTCTTTATGCCCATATTTACTATGCTCCCATCATAGGGCTCTCCATCAAAGGTGTCATGGACATTAACTCTTTCCTTGCCAAATTCCGATTTGACATCATATGGAAATACAGCAAAAGCTCCATCGATAACAGGCACTTTCTTGATTTTAGCATTGAATTCATATACTCTATTCACCTATTGTCACCTAGGTTCATTTGATAATCATATCTCAATATTTTCAAATTTGGCAAATTGATCCATTCCAATATTGCCGCCAGAAATAAAGAAGACTACCTTATCCTCAGGCTTGAATTCTAACTCCCCTTGTAAGACTGCTCCCAAAGTGATACAGGATGATATCTCCGCCAATAGCTTACCCTCTGTAAGGAATAATTTAGTGGCTTTCAGAATACTCTCTTCCTCTACTGTTACTATCTTATCCACGTACTTCTCCACTATCGGGTAATTTAGCTCCCCCGGGCATAGTGTCTGCAGCCCGTCTGCAACTGACTTAGAATCTGGTTCCAATGTGATTGGGTGTCCGGCATCAAAACTTTTTGTATATCTTGATACAGCATCCGGCTCTACTCCAATGACCTTGATTTTTGGATCCGTCTCTTTGATTGCAGTGGAGATTCCGCTTATTAATCCACCTCCGCCTATTGGAACTACGACATAATCTACATCAGGAAGCTGTTCGAGGATCTCCAGACCTGCAGTCCCCTGGCCTGCCATGATATCGTAGTCATCAAACGGAGATATGAAGCTGAGATTTTTCTCCTCACTTAGTTTCTTTGCGACATTAAATCTCTCTGATGGAATACTGAATACTATCTCTGCACCGAAGGACCTTATCCCTTCAACTTTTATCCTTGGAGCTGTCTCAGGAACAACTACATATGCTTTTGTACCCAGCTGTGTCGCAGCAAATGCTATAGCCTTGCCATGATTTCCTGAGGATGCTGTAATGATTCCATTTTTAAGCATCTCATCAGACAGCGACATTGCAGCATTAAGTGCTCCACGGACTTTAAATGAGTTGGTTTTTTGAAATGACTCCAGCTTGGTATAAACCTTACACCCTAAATATTCATCGAGATTATTTAGTCTAAGTAATGGTGTTTTGTAAATAAAAGGCGAAATCCTTTTTTGTGCCTCATGAATAGTTGACAGTGTTAACATACATACCTCCAAAGGAATGCAACTGCTCTTTTCCCCAGGATATAGTCGTCAAATGCCTTTTCTGCGATACCTGTTGAGAGTCCAACGCAAACATGCAGCGGAAGAAGATGCTCCTCCCGTGGATGACAGTACCTTGCATTAGGTAATTTGTCCCAATCCTTGAATTCATTAAACCTCTCTTCTTCATCCAGTTCATCACAGCATATTTCTATGAGTCTATCCTGAAACTCATTATTTCTGGGATCCTCTATCTCCCTCCCGGCAAAATCAAAGGCTCTCATGTTATGAAATGAGAATCCGGAACCTATGATCAAAATGTTATCCTCCAACAGTTTTCTTAAAGCCTTGCCTATTTTGAGGTGAGTCAAAGGATCAAGGTTATGGTTAAGTGATATCTGTATTACAGGTATGTCGGCATCCGGGTACATCATCCTCAATGGTATGTAAGAGCCATGGTCATAAGGTCTGTTATTGTTTAACTTAGCCTCGATCCCACTATCCTGAAGCAGCTTCGCTACTCTTAATGCCAGCTCTGTGTTACCCTTGCACGGATATTTGATTGAATACGCTTCTTCAGGAAAACCATAATAATCATACAGGATCTCAGGTGCATTCCCACTTTGAACAGCAACTATATTTTCTTCCCAATGAGCACTGAACACTATTATCGATTCCGGTTTATGAAGCTTTAGAGGAAGTGCTTCCATAAAATCGATCATCTTTTTGTGTGATGGATCACCCAATACTGGAAGCGGTCCGCCTCCATGCGAAAAGTATACGACTTGTCCCCTTTTATTTGATTCTTTATTATCCATATTTGTTCTCCTTTCAATTTCTATTATTTAGTATAAGTAAAGATCACTCTAACCCCTTCCTGATTTTAGGTGCCAGAAGTAAAAATACCGCTACACTTATCAGCAGGACCATTCCTGAGTACTTCAATATTTCCAGGAGCGAACCACTATTTGTCAGCACCAGATCATTGCCTTTATAGGTCCAGTAGAATGGTATCCAGTAAAACAGGACCTGCCACTTATCAGATAAAAGCTCTTCGCCTGCAATACTTCCAAATAGAGGAAGAAAAAGTATTTTCATATTCCCGGCAGCATTCATTACATCGTCATTGTTGATACCTTCAAAAAATCCTACAAGTATGCTTATTATACAAGAGGTGCTTACCATCAGAAGTGCATGAAAGTAGTTGATATCTCTGAAACCTGTAATCAGCAGGATCAGTAAAGATCCAACAATTGGGACAAAGACTCCTATTAAGCTTTTACCTGCGATAAACTCAAGTCTGGAAACAGGTGAAAGATGTATAGCACTTATTGTGTCCTCAGTTTTTTCTTCGACGATATTCAAGGCAATGATCATACCTCCCAGTGCTGATGTTAATATCATGGAAACATTTACCATTATTTTCTTAAGTGGCGGGATATCCCTTCCATAGTCCAGTATTTCAGCTAATGAATCGTCTACACCAATATCGTAATGATGAAAGGTTATCAGCTGCTTCACAGGATCCACGACATATTGAGGCTCATTACCCTGATTAAGTACGTAGTATTCATTATTTTTACCTGGTAATACGCCTATTATATTATCTCTTTTCCTTACTCTTGTCTCGATTTCATCTATCGAATCCATCAATTCCACCTTAGCAAATTGCTGAAAAAATTCACTTTGCCCCTGGTTTTCACCCTTCAGCAATACTACTTCAACAGTTGTATCATTTATTCCAGGAGAAAATACATTAATCATTATCGCAAACAATATCGGTGCGATCAGTATGTACAAAATCAGGAAGTTCCTTATACCTATCTTCAGATCCCTCTGGAATATCAAGAGTATCCTTTTGATCATTATTAACACTCCTTCATAGGGTCAGGGTCTTATTGAATCTATCGTTTGCAAGAATAAATATATTGAGCCCCAGCACTGCAAAAGCAAGTGATGCTACCATCACATAGGCTATATTCCCATTAACGGTAATTATTTCCTTAAAGCTCTGAAGCATGATGTAGCTTGGTATGATCTTCACCCAGTCCGGATCCCAACTCGGTGTAAAATATGAGATATTAGGCATTATCATTATAACGATCAGAATGTACATTACACCAAATGCTTCGATTATATCCTTATAGAAGCTTGTAAGATATAGTCCCAGAGAAGCAGCGAAAAAACCTGATGTTACAAGGAACAAAAGCAAAGCAGGGTAATTGGGCTGAAGTCCCATTATTGGTATTGTGATCACCAGAGATGTTAATATGGATGTCATGATTATAACCCCTATTTTACTCAAAAGATACTGCCAGACAGTAGAGGCTGTAATGGCATAAGCTTTGATTATGCCCTCGTTTTTATCCAGGAATATGTAAGCAGCAATAACAAACATGCTCATTAAGCTCCCATTTAATGTCAAGAAAACAGGAAGCATGCTTTGTCTGTCGCTTAATGGCTCCGACTCCCGGAACAAGCTTCGGACCTGAATATTGTCAGAGTACTCCTCAATGATTTTATTGCTTGCAAATCTATTGTTGTATACCATCAGTAAATTCTTCAGCTTTTGAGTCTCATATCCCTGGAGATAGTAGGTGTGCACGATTTGGTATTTTTCATTCACCCGGATATGTACCGCAGGTACTCTTTCTGCGTTTGAAAATGCATTCAGTGCATCTATGCTGTCCAACAGATAGATCTCTGATTCCTCAGTCTCATAAAGCTCTGCCATGAAAAAGCTACCATTTGCCTTTACCTCCACTATCTTGACAGTCTCATCCAAGTCCTCATCGAGAAGACTATCCCTGTATTTTTCTTCCAACGCCTTCGGCAATTCCAAATATATGTACTCCTTGCTTGTGTTGTCGAAGTTTTCAGGAACAACAAACAACAGTATCATGAGCAGTACTACCGACATCCCAATCTCTATATAAAAATACCAGCTTTTCGACGATAAAATGATTTCTTTTGAAAAACTGTACCATAATTTCACTTAAACCAATCCCCTTCCCGTGACTTTAATGAATATCTCCTCAAGGGTGGCTTCTTTGGTATGCATGGTTTGAATATCATATTTTTTTATTACTTCAATCAGCTTGTTCTTATCCTCCTCAAATACCGTAGAAAACTTTTCAATTGTCTGCTCTCCGTCTCTTATATATTCTACCTCCACGAGTTTTTCACCATACTTTAATTTTAGTTGCTTTGGCGAATCAATCAATCTAATTTTGCCGTCCACTATAAAGGCTACTCTATCGCACAATTCATCAGCAATGAACATGTTGTGAGTGGTCAGAAATACTGTTACACCCTTTTCATTTTCAGCCTTGATTATATCCTTTATTATTGATGCTATCGCCGGATCAAGACCAGTTGTAGGTTCATCAAGAAACCATATTTCAGGGTTATTTATCATTGATCTTGCAAAGGTCAGTCTATGCTTCATCCCCTTTGAATACTTCCCTGCCTTGATGTTTTCCTTTCCATCCAATCCAACCAATTTTATCAATTCCATGGGATCTCTTGTCTCAACATCAAACAGCTTCCTATAAAATTCAAGGTTTTCAAGGCCTGACATCTTATTGTATACATTGGATTGCTCGAAGGACATTCCTATCTTATTGAACATTTTATTCTTAATATGTTTGATATCATATCCAGCGACCTCAACCTCACCTTTTTGAAACTCCAGGAGACCAACAAGTATGTTTTGTGTTGTTGACTTTCCAGCTCCTGAAGGACCCAGGAATCCAAATATCTCACCCTTCTCTATTTCAAAGCTGACGTCGTTTACTGCATAATTTTCATCATTGCTATATGAGTGATAAAGGTTCTTAACTTTTATCATTTTTTCCCTCTTTTCATAGGATTACTCTAAGTGCGAACTGCTCTCAAGCTCAGTTGTCCTGATAGTTCAGAATAACGAGATCGCCTTTACTTAGACCCGACTTTACCTCCACCTGATTATCCATCTCCAGGCCAATGGTTACTTCTCTCTCAGCAGGCTTTCCATTTTCAAGTATCTTAACATAGTTTCTGGAATCCATTTGGTATACTGAACCCTTTGGAATTAATATCGCTTCTTCTGATTCCTCAATAACCACCCTTGTATTTACTTCAATTCCATAAGAAACCTCATATTCTGTTTGTGGCAAATCGATCTCTACGGTTTGGCGGTTTTCCTTTTCACCAAGCACAGAAATCGTAGTGAACGCCTTGGGATATTTCTTGCCTACCTTTAAGTCGTCGATGTGGATGTCGAGTATTGAGTCATCTATTGAAGCCTTCATGCCTTCATTGATCTTCAGGGCATCCTCAACAATAAAATCCACTGACACGACTTTATTATTTGGATCCTGTATCTCCAATACCAAGGATCCAGGGTATGGCATATCTCCCTCAAAAGTATTTAGTTCAGTTATTACCCCATCAATATCAGTAACAATGGTAGAGTTATCTCGACTTCTCTCAAGTGCTTCCAGTGTTAACAGCAAAATATCGATTTCAGCCTCGTATTTCTCACGAGAGCTTAAAGAAACACCCTTTGTAAGCTGGTTATAGTTATTTTGAGCTATAGCCAATGCGCTGCCAAGCTGATCATAGTTATTGACTGCACTTTCAAGCTCCACAAGTGATACAGCACCATTTTTATATAGTTCTTCAATCCTTTCTTTATTCTTCATTGCCAAGTCCAGATCGCTTCTTATCCTTGATATTTCAATCTTTGCGTTGTTTACACTTTGTATATCCGTTCCATGTAGTATATCTTTGTATGTAGCTTCCAAAGCCTCGATTTGTTTTTCAACTTTTTGGATCTCCAAATCCATATTATCTTCAAATTTAACCAATATCTGCCCCTTATTGACTTTATCACCAAGCTCAATGGCTACAGCTTCAACCTTGCCCGATCCATTGCTATAATATTGCCTTATGTTTTTTGATCTTATAATGCCGACCTCTTCCACATACTTCTCCAATGATCCTCTTTTTACTTCAACTGTGTTGTACTTGGTTCCGATATTGCCCTTAGTCAAAAAATATACTATGGCTATACCAACAACTGATAGAATCAATACTGGAATCAAAATCTTCTTTTTCATAGTGACACCCCATCCCCATTGATTTTGATTAATCGCTTCAATGATAAGAATTCACAAAGTCAAATCGAGCTTTGAAAATTCGATGAAATAAATAAATTCCAATACATAAGTACCCTTATCAACAAGGCGCAAATCCTTTAGTTATTAAGGCTAAATCCCTAATCTTATAAGGTTGAAGCTATTTGGTTGCTATTTGCAGCTAAAAAAACTAAAAATACAGCCTACATTCCTTTGAGTTTGTACAATTTAGTATTTTCCAATAGATTTATGTATCTTGTCCTTCTAAAATGCAGCTCATCCTCTATCTGTTGTTTTAGCATTATTACGGTTCTATACTCAAGGTAGAATCTAAATCGGGGAGGTTTTTTATATGATCATTTTAACACTTGTTGTTTTGTTATCAATTGAGGGTATGTTTTTTACCTGGTCCATATTGACTAAGCAAACGCATTCGGAGGAGAAAGGTGTAGTCAATTTATCTATTTTGTTTCTGTTCGGAATACTTGTTTACTCAGGAGTATTCGTATGGAGTTTCAGGTATATTATGCTTTTTCTTTTACTGATTGCCCAATCAGCGTATTCAATTTTTGTTTTATTAAAAAGAGGTAAGAGGGAATATAGCATAGGGAAGAGTATTACCTGCCTGGTATCCAAAATTACACTTATATTAGTCTCTCTTTTGCCTTTATTCCTGTTTCCTCAGTATCAGGAGCTTCCTTTAAGCGGTACATATGATATTGACACTTCAAAATATACCTGGATAGATAACAGCAGGAAAGATACCTTTTCCGGATCAGAAGATAAGAGAGCACTTACAGTAGAATTCTGGTACCCATCAGATTCTAACGAGAAATATCCGTTGGTGGTATTTTCACACGGAGCTTTTGGCTTCAGCGGCAGTAATTATTCAACCTTTGCTGAATTAGCATCAAATGGATATATTGTGGCAAGCATTGGTCATACCCATCATGCCTTCTATACCATTGATACATCGGGTAAATTGACAACTGTCGATCAGAACTTCTTAAAAAGAGCAACTGAGATAAATGCGGTAATAGATTCTCAAGGTGAAGAAGATATATACAACACCACGAAAGAATGGATGAAGTTGAGAACTGAGGATATGAACTTTGTGCTTGACACCATACTCCTGGAATGTGAAAATGAGGTAACGGACAGATTTTTTGGAAATATCGACCCCGATAAAATTGGGGTTATTGGACACTCTCTTGGTGGAGCGGCCGCTGCTCAGATTGGCAGGGAACGCTCTGACATAGATGCTGCTATAGTACTTGATGGAACTATGCTGGGAGAAGAGATTGGATTTGAAAATGGCAAAGTAGTTCTTAATCCTGAGCCTTACCCTATACCACTTCTGAACCTATATGCCGAGGACCACTACACACTCTCAAAAGAGCTTGTGGGCGATGATTACGATAACCACTATGCATCAAATCGAGCTATATGCTCCTATGATATTGTTTTTAGGGGTGCTGGGCACCTTAATTTTACGGATCTTCCATTGTTTTCGCCCATTCTGGCCAATACTTTGGGGATAGGTGCAGTCGATCCCAGGTATTGTATCGAAAATACAAATAGAATTGTACTTACTTTTTTTGATGGTTATTTGAAGTATAATTGTGCTCCAGACCTGAAAGGGGAATACTGATTATGAGGGTTTGCATCAGGAATGTCAACGACAAAAATGAAGAATGTGTGGTAATCGAGTGTGTCGAGATCAGTCCTGAGGTGGAAAGTATCCGTTCCTATGCTCTCGCAAAAGGAACCATGTTAACAGGCTCTGCAGGTGAACAAATTTTTCAATTTGAACTTTCTGACGTTTTTTACTTCGAGGCTGTAGATGAAAGAGTTTTTGCATATACAAAAGCTAATGTATATGAGCTTAAAATAAGACTATACCAGCTGGAGGATGCATACTCGGACAGACACTTCATAAGATGCTCCAAATCGTTTGTAATAAACCTTATGAGATTGGATAGCATAAGCCCAGCCTTAAATGGCAGATTTTATGCAAATATGAAAAATGGCGAAAAAATAATCATTTCCCGACAGTACGTATCCGCACTTAAAAATATAGTTTTTGGGGGTAAGCATAATGGATTTTAGAACTTTCTTAATAAAAAAAGTATTGATGAGCTTTCTAATATCTGTTGTTTTCATTTGCACTTCCATAGCAGTAATTGGATTGATCTATGAACCCGAGGCATGCTTTGGATATGAAGCCTTTTTCTCACCGATAATTTTTGGGGCTGCAGCTGCTCTGGCCAATCTGGTCAATTACTCCTCTGTCGAGCTGACAGTCAGGCAGGCCGCCTTTCGCAGTTTCCTGCATCTAATTCTCCTCGAGCTAATAATTCTTTCGATTCTATACAGGTATGGATCAATCTCAAGCATTTCGATGGCTATAAGCCTTGGGCTATCAATATTAATAATATACTTTACTGTGTCTTTGGTTCTTTGGGTGAATGACAATAAGACTGCTAAGGAATTCAATCAGGCACTTAGAATCCTCCAGAAGGAATCAGATAACAAAGTAAAGGGTGTCTGACACTAAGCGGAACCTAATAATAACAAAAATTAAAATATAGCACTCTTAAGCGAGAATTATAAGAGTGCTATATTATATGCTGGGTATTGAGGATAGTTAGGATCTAATATGCTTTTCTTACATACTCATCTATCCTTCTCACTGCTTCCTTAAGGTTTTCATCGGAGTTGGCAAAAACCGTCCTGAAGTATCCTTCGCCCATGCTTCCAAATGCTGATCCTGGTACCACAACTACTCTGGCATGCTTTACAAGATCCTCTGCAAACTGCTCTGAGCTTACACCAAGCTCCTTAATATTAGCAAAGGCATAGAAGCTTCCCGGTGATTTCTTGCAGGTTATTCCTGGGATGCTGTTAAGCCCATCTATTAGTATGTCCCTTCTTCTAAGGTAGTCTGAATGCATTTTCCTGACCTCATCCTGGCTGCCTTGAAGGGCTTCCAGAGCAGCTCTTTGAGTAAATGTTGAAACGCAGGATACTATCCCTTCCTGCAGCTTGGGCATAGCAGAAATTATGCCCTCATGTCCGACTATGTAACCAATCCTCCATCCTGTCATGGCATGCGACTTTGAAAAGCTGTTGATGACAAGCACTTGATCCCTGACCTCAGGGATCTGTGCTATGCTGAAATATTCAAAGTCATCGAAGATAATCTTGTCATAAACTTCATCTGAGTAAACTATGAGGTCGTATTTTCTGACTAAGTCAGCAATTTTAATTATTTCATCCTTCGTTATTACTGATCCAAGAGGATTGCTTGGAGAGTTTAAAAGTATTGCTTTTGTCTTAGGTGTTATGGCTTTCTCTATGTCTTCAGCCTTTATACTGAAGTCATTCTCCTCATAAACAGGTACGCTTACCGGCCTCGCCCCTGCTACCATTACCTGCCCAACATAGTTTGGGAAGCATGGATCAGGTATTATTACTTCATCCCCCGGGTTGACAGTGGCAATCAAACACATTGTTATGGCTTCCATGCCGCCTACAGTGATCATTACATTCTCAAGGGTGTAGTCCCTTGAATATTTAAGATATTCCTTTGCAATGGCTTCTCGAAGCTCCGGCAAACCGGCATTTGGGCTGTAATGTGTGTAACCCTCATCGATAGCTCTTTTCGCAGCATCCTTGATGTTTTGTGGAGTATCAAAATTTGGCTCTCCGACCGTAAGCTTAACAACATCATCATATTTTTGTGCCAGGTCAAACATTTTTCTGATCCCTGAGGCTGGATAATTTAATGCAATATCTGATAAATAGCTCATTTATAGACCTCCAATTCATATTCAGTTCAAATATCTCTAGCGAGTCGCCATCTGTACATATCTTTCATATCTGAAATCAGCATCAGCCTTAGCCTTTTGAAATAACTCCTCTGCGGCATCAGGGAACAGCTTGTACAGAGATGAGAATCTTACCTCGCTTAGCATAAATTCCTTAAGGTCCTTTGTCGGCGCCTTGGAATCCAGCATAAATGGATTTCTTCCTTCCTTTTCAGCAAGCGGGTTATATCTGTACAGTGACCAGTAGCCAGCTTCAACAGCCTCTTTAGTATGAGGCATCGATTTTGCCATTCCAGCCTTGATTCCATGGTTTATACATGGCGAGTAAGCTATTACAAGTGAGGGTCCAGGATAGTTCTCTGCCTCCATTATCGCCTTTAATGTCTGGTTCTTGTCAGCACCCATGGCTATTTGAGCAACATAAACATACCCATAGCTCATTGCCATCATCCCCAGGTCTTTTTTCCTGATGTTTTTGCCACTGGATGCAAATTCAGCTATTGCAGCAGTAGGCGTAGCCTTGGAGGATTGACCACCTGTATTGGAATAAACCTCTGTGTCAAATACAAGTACGTTGACGTCCTCTCCTGAAGCAAGTACATGGTCCAGACCGCCATAGCCTATGTCGTAAGCCCAGCCATCTCCCCCGAATATCCAGTGTGACCTCTTGATAAAGTAATCTCTGTTGTCATATATATTTTTCAGAATATCAAAGTTTGCCTTTTCTTCCTCGAGAACTGAAATCAGTTTGTCTGCCCTTTCCCTTGTTTTGTCAGATGTGTCGAAACCTTCAAGCCAATCCCTGAGAGCCAACTCAACACTGGAGCTTACTCCTGATTCTATTGCTTCAATGGCAAGCTTTCTGGTTGCATCTCTAAGCTTTTTGACTCCCAGACACATCCCAAAGCCGTACTCTGCATTGTCCTCAAACAGTGAGAATCCCCAGGAAGGGCCGTACCCCTTTTCATTTGTCGTGTATGATACCTGAGGTGATCCTCCCCATACAGTTGAACAACCTGCTGCATTCGAAATCATCATCCTGTCGCCAAAAAGTTGGGTTATGAGCTTGGCATATGGAGTCTCTCCACAGCCGGCACAAGCACCAGAGAACTCTTGAAGCGGCTTAAGGAACTGGCTTCCCTTGACGCTTGCTGCAATCTTCTTTGGTATCTCCTTTGTCGGGATGTCCTTGGTAAAGTTCCAGTCACTGATGTACTTTTCTCTGTTATCTGCGAACGGCTCCATTTTTATAGCCTTGTCATTGACCGGACATACTTCAACACAGCTTCCGCATCCAGTGCAGTCCTGTCCTGAAATCGCCAGATGATATTGCATACCATCAAATCCTGTAGCTTTTATCGTTTCAAATCCCAGAGGACTATTCTTTATTTCTTCACCATCAAGCAGTATAGGTCTTATTACAGCATGCGGACAAACATATGAGCATTGGTTGCACTGAGTACATTGGGATGAGTACCACCTTGGAACATTGATAGCCACTTCTCTCTTCTCCCACGCCGTAACTCCAAGAGGGAACGATCCGTCCTCTCTTCCATTGAAAGCGCTTACAGGCAGCTTGTCTCCCTCTCTTCCATTCATAGGGAGGATAACATTCCTTATGAAATCAGGCATATCCGGATCCATTTCGATTGCTTTATCCTCTGCGTTCCTCCATGCTTCAGGTACCGAGATCTTTCTTATGCCTTCAAAGCCTTTGTTGATGGCAAGGTTGTTCATATCGACAATATTCTGACCCTTGCTTCCATAGGAGGCCTCAACCTCTTTCATAAGATGCTTCTCAACATCCTCCAAGGGTATTATGTCTGCAAGCTTAAAGAAAGCAGCCTGCATGATTATGTTTATCCTGCCTCCTAGTCCAAGCTCCTCTGCCAGCTCTACGGCATTTATGGTGTAAAACTCCACATCATTGTTGGCTATCGCTCTCTTGATAGCGGCTGGAAGCTTCCTATTCAACTCCTCTTCGCTCCAGATGCAGTTTAACAGGAATTTTCCACCCTTTTTGACTCCAGCAAGAAGATCATACTTGTCTACATAGGCTTGGTTATGGCATGCGATAAAGTCTGCTCTGTTGATCGTATAAGGCTCCTTGATAGGGACCTCTCCAAATCTTAAGTGGGAGATCGTAAGTCCTCCTGATTTCTTTGCATCATACTCAAAGTATGCCTGCGTATAGAAATCTGTGTTTGAGCTGATGATCTTTATTGCAGATTTATTGGCACTGACGGTTCCGTCCGATCCGTATCCCCAGAATTTGCAGGCTTTTATTCCCTTAGGAGTGGTGTCGATCTCTCTGTTACGTATCGGCAATGATTTGAAGGTCACATCGTCGATTATGCTTACGGAAAAATCATTTAAGGGCTTTTCCATGTTTAGATTGTCGAATACTGACAGGACATCCTCGGGCTTAAGATCCTTCGAGCTTAAGCCATATCTTCCGCCCACTATAAGAGGTTGATTGTCGGTATTGTAGAAAGCATTCTTGACGTCCATATACAATGGTTCTCCGTTTGACCCCGGCTCTTTAGTTCTGTCGAGAACAGCGATTCTCTTTACTGATTTGGGTATCGCATTCAGGAAGTACTCTGAAGCAAAGGGTCTGTAAAGGTGAACCTCAAGGACTCCAACCTTTTCTCCTTGGTTATTCAGGTAATCAACAACTCCGCTGATCGTTTCGCAGCTCGAACCCATTGCGATTATTATTCTTT
This region includes:
- a CDS encoding DUF1905 domain-containing protein; translation: MNRVYEFNAKIKKVPVIDGAFAVFPYDVKSEFGKERVNVHDTFDGEPYDGSIVNMGIKNPDGFVCYIIGMRNDIREKIKKGSGRHGKGYNF
- a CDS encoding threonine ammonia-lyase, with translation MLTLSTIHEAQKRISPFIYKTPLLRLNNLDEYLGCKVYTKLESFQKTNSFKVRGALNAAMSLSDEMLKNGIITASSGNHGKAIAFAATQLGTKAYVVVPETAPRIKVEGIRSFGAEIVFSIPSERFNVAKKLSEEKNLSFISPFDDYDIMAGQGTAGLEILEQLPDVDYVVVPIGGGGLISGISTAIKETDPKIKVIGVEPDAVSRYTKSFDAGHPITLEPDSKSVADGLQTLCPGELNYPIVEKYVDKIVTVEEESILKATKLFLTEGKLLAEISSCITLGAVLQGELEFKPEDKVVFFISGGNIGMDQFAKFENIEI
- a CDS encoding DODA-type extradiol aromatic ring-opening family dioxygenase, giving the protein MDNKESNKRGQVVYFSHGGGPLPVLGDPSHKKMIDFMEALPLKLHKPESIIVFSAHWEENIVAVQSGNAPEILYDYYGFPEEAYSIKYPCKGNTELALRVAKLLQDSGIEAKLNNNRPYDHGSYIPLRMMYPDADIPVIQISLNHNLDPLTHLKIGKALRKLLEDNILIIGSGFSFHNMRAFDFAGREIEDPRNNEFQDRLIEICCDELDEEERFNEFKDWDKLPNARYCHPREEHLLPLHVCVGLSTGIAEKAFDDYILGKRAVAFLWRYVC
- a CDS encoding ABC transporter permease, which gives rise to MIKRILLIFQRDLKIGIRNFLILYILIAPILFAIMINVFSPGINDTTVEVVLLKGENQGQSEFFQQFAKVELMDSIDEIETRVRKRDNIIGVLPGKNNEYYVLNQGNEPQYVVDPVKQLITFHHYDIGVDDSLAEILDYGRDIPPLKKIMVNVSMILTSALGGMIIALNIVEEKTEDTISAIHLSPVSRLEFIAGKSLIGVFVPIVGSLLILLITGFRDINYFHALLMVSTSCIISILVGFFEGINNDDVMNAAGNMKILFLPLFGSIAGEELLSDKWQVLFYWIPFYWTYKGNDLVLTNSGSLLEILKYSGMVLLISVAVFLLLAPKIRKGLE
- a CDS encoding ABC transporter permease codes for the protein MSVVLLMILLFVVPENFDNTSKEYIYLELPKALEEKYRDSLLDEDLDETVKIVEVKANGSFFMAELYETEESEIYLLDSIDALNAFSNAERVPAVHIRVNEKYQIVHTYYLQGYETQKLKNLLMVYNNRFASNKIIEEYSDNIQVRSLFRESEPLSDRQSMLPVFLTLNGSLMSMFVIAAYIFLDKNEGIIKAYAITASTVWQYLLSKIGVIIMTSILTSLVITIPIMGLQPNYPALLLFLVTSGFFAASLGLYLTSFYKDIIEAFGVMYILIVIMIMPNISYFTPSWDPDWVKIIPSYIMLQSFKEIITVNGNIAYVMVASLAFAVLGLNIFILANDRFNKTLTL
- a CDS encoding ABC transporter ATP-binding protein, with amino-acid sequence MIKVKNLYHSYSNDENYAVNDVSFEIEKGEIFGFLGPSGAGKSTTQNILVGLLEFQKGEVEVAGYDIKHIKNKMFNKIGMSFEQSNVYNKMSGLENLEFYRKLFDVETRDPMELIKLVGLDGKENIKAGKYSKGMKHRLTFARSMINNPEIWFLDEPTTGLDPAIASIIKDIIKAENEKGVTVFLTTHNMFIADELCDRVAFIVDGKIRLIDSPKQLKLKYGEKLVEVEYIRDGEQTIEKFSTVFEEDKNKLIEVIKKYDIQTMHTKEATLEEIFIKVTGRGLV
- a CDS encoding efflux RND transporter periplasmic adaptor subunit, translated to MKKKILIPVLILSVVGIAIVYFLTKGNIGTKYNTVEVKRGSLEKYVEEVGIIRSKNIRQYYSNGSGKVEAVAIELGDKVNKGQILVKFEDNMDLEIQKVEKQIEALEATYKDILHGTDIQSVNNAKIEISRIRSDLDLAMKNKERIEELYKNGAVSLVELESAVNNYDQLGSALAIAQNNYNQLTKGVSLSSREKYEAEIDILLLTLEALERSRDNSTIVTDIDGVITELNTFEGDMPYPGSLVLEIQDPNNKVVSVDFIVEDALKINEGMKASIDDSILDIHIDDLKVGKKYPKAFTTISVLGEKENRQTVEIDLPQTEYEVSYGIEVNTRVVIEESEEAILIPKGSVYQMDSRNYVKILENGKPAEREVTIGLEMDNQVEVKSGLSKGDLVILNYQDN
- a CDS encoding alpha/beta hydrolase family protein, which encodes MIILTLVVLLSIEGMFFTWSILTKQTHSEEKGVVNLSILFLFGILVYSGVFVWSFRYIMLFLLLIAQSAYSIFVLLKRGKREYSIGKSITCLVSKITLILVSLLPLFLFPQYQELPLSGTYDIDTSKYTWIDNSRKDTFSGSEDKRALTVEFWYPSDSNEKYPLVVFSHGAFGFSGSNYSTFAELASNGYIVASIGHTHHAFYTIDTSGKLTTVDQNFLKRATEINAVIDSQGEEDIYNTTKEWMKLRTEDMNFVLDTILLECENEVTDRFFGNIDPDKIGVIGHSLGGAAAAQIGRERSDIDAAIVLDGTMLGEEIGFENGKVVLNPEPYPIPLLNLYAEDHYTLSKELVGDDYDNHYASNRAICSYDIVFRGAGHLNFTDLPLFSPILANTLGIGAVDPRYCIENTNRIVLTFFDGYLKYNCAPDLKGEY